A portion of the Aphelocoma coerulescens isolate FSJ_1873_10779 chromosome 11, UR_Acoe_1.0, whole genome shotgun sequence genome contains these proteins:
- the LOC138117202 gene encoding major centromere autoantigen B-like, whose amino-acid sequence MRRTRVRMGGEEGEEEEEGEEEEEDEDDEEDEEEENKDKEEGEDNEEQADMESEEKDEDDDYEEEDNEDKKYETEEEEEDEEEAEEEAEDEEEEEEVEEEDDNDDENDDDDEEEEEEEEEEKEEDEDEDEDDEDEEEEDEENEEDEYEEENEEEEEDKEEEEDDEE is encoded by the exons atgaggaggacaaGGGTGAGGatgggtggggaggagggagaggaagaggaggagggagaggaggaggaggaggacgaggatgacgaggaggacgaggaggaagaaaacaaggacaaggaggaaggggaggacaaCGAAGAGCAGGCCGACATGGAGAGCGAGGAGAAGGATGAGGACGACGACTACGAGGAGGAGGATAACGAGGACAAAAAGTATGagactgaggaggaggaagaggatgag gaggaggccgaggaggaggccgaggatgaggaggaggaggaggaggtggaggaggaggacgacaacGATGACGAAAACGACGATgatgatgaagaagaggaggaggaggaggaggaggag aaggaggaggacgaggacgaggacgaggacgacgaggatgaggaggaggaggacgaggagaacgaggaggacGAGTAtgaggaggagaacgaggaggaggaggaggacaaggaggaggaggaggacgacgaggagtag